The following proteins are encoded in a genomic region of Alnus glutinosa chromosome 8, dhAlnGlut1.1, whole genome shotgun sequence:
- the LOC133875737 gene encoding nuclear transcription factor Y subunit C-1, translating into MENNNQATQSASYPPQPTPPPPAPFHHLLQQQQQQLQMFWTYQRQEIEQVNDFKNHQLPLARIKKIMKADEDVRMISAEAPILFAKACELFILELTIRSWLHAEENKRRTLQKNDIAAAITRTDIFDFLVDIVPRDEIKDEAAGLGGIVGATASGVPYYYPPMGQPTGGPHGGMMIGRPATAVDPSGVYVQPPSNAWQSVWQGHAADDGSYGSGGSAGQGNLDGQS; encoded by the exons ATGGAGAACAACAACCAGGCCACCCAGTCCGCCTCGTACCCTCCCCAGCCCACCCCTCCTCCTCCAGCTCCATTCCACCACCTCCTCCAGCAGCAACAGCAACAGCTCCAGATGTTCTGGACCTACCAGCGCCAGGAGATCGAGCAGGTTAACGACTTCAAGAACCACCAGCTCCCCCTCGCGCGCATCAAGAAGATCATGAAGGCGGACGAGGACGTGCGCATGATCTCCGCCGAGGCGCCCATCCTCTTCGCCAAGGCCTGCGAGCTCTTCATCCTCGAGCTCACCATTCGCTCCTGGCTCCACGCCGAGGAAAACAAGCGCCGCACCCTCCAGAAAAACGACATCGCAGCGGCGATCACGAGGACCGATATTTTTGATTTCTTGGTGGACATCGTGCCCAGGGACGAGATCAAGGACGAGGCCGCCGGGCTCGGAGGCATCGTGGGGGCCACCGCCAGTGGGGTCCCCTACTACTACCCGCCGATGGGCCAGCCAACGGGTGGGCCTCACGGCGGGATGATGATCGGCCGGCCTGCAACGGCGGTGGACCCCTCTGGGGTGTACGTCCAGCCGCCGTCGAACGCGTGGCAGTCGGTGTGGCAGGGCCACGCCGCCGACGACGGGTCGTATGGGAGCGGAGGGAGCGCTGGGCAGGGCAATCTTGATGGCCAGAG TTAA
- the LOC133876461 gene encoding uncharacterized protein LOC133876461: MECNKDEAVRSKEIAEKKFMEMDIYGAKRYALKAQSLYHGLDGLPQFLQTLDVYICAEKRINGELDWYGVLGVEPFADDDTIRKHYRKLALILHPDKNKSVGADGAFKILSQAWSFLSDKAKRIVYDQKRNLRDICEKVPDRKSSAPASQNGFTNLSNSNNFNAKNQMGATNPNHARAPEPLKPTFWTVCNSCKMHFEYLRTYLNYNLVCPNCHKPFKAYESPPPIPFNGSGSSPSRNSYMQRHNSCPQTMVKNQFASGNIPTSATNAGPAGFSASVSSKRTFKPGAFSKSGGVASVPLSASSAAQATGVFQTTSEQLKRGCDDAAAAAMREEAYQGKNHTTKKTGAGFGSFNVGSSSVQKGDRPKKKRRMDEYRMDNKGREMANQMAVEKGVHLESASGSQKGSFETGRMKAAGSHRPIVTRDLSQLQMRKMLMEKAKKEICKKLNEWSSASVSKPSHKLKTSQEEVGEKGTGERKPAVNGLKANKCREFVQTNTTVNTKKSSPANSSVNFDTDSADPMSMSVPDPDFHDFDKDRTEKSFGDNQVWAAYDDDDGMPRYYAMIHSVISRKPFKMRISWLNSKSNDELAPLNWIGSGFYKTSGDFRIGKHEINRSLNSFSHKVKWTKGIRGAIQIYPVKGDVWALYRNWSPDWNELTPDEVIHKYDMVEVLEDYNEERGVPVVPFVKVAGFRGVFRHNLDPGKIRTIPRAEMFRFSHQVPSYLLTGQEGQNAPKDCWELDPAATPLELLHAVTDAQKEEMLDNAENARGEDPLGGMEKPKEEERVENGKTSKEKGLVGDIERKFVAEMKIKGKEMMEGKVLVYNRRRLREGKMMESAK, translated from the coding sequence ATGGAATGCAATAAAGATGAGGCTGTCAGGTCTAAAGAAATTGCGGAGAAGAAGTTTATGGAGATGGACATTTATGGGGCAAAAAGATATGCTTTGAAGGCCCAAAGCTTATATCATGGGCTTGATGGTCTTCCTCAATTTCTTCAAACTCTTGATGTGTACATTTGTGctgagaaaagaataaatggAGAACTTGATTGGTACGGGGTCCTTGGAGTGGAACCTTTTGCTGATGATGACACGATCCGGAAGCATTACAGGAAACTGGCTCTTATTCTTCATCCAGATAAAAACAAATCTGTTGGTGCAGATGGGGCCTTTAAAATACTATCTCAAGCCTGGAGTTTTTTGTCTGACAAAGCCAAGAGAATTGTGTATGACCAGAAGCGGAATTTAAGGGATATATGTGAAAAAGTTCCAGACAGGAAATCTTCAGCGCCAGCTAGTCAGAATGGTTTTACTAATCTCTCCAACAGTAATAATTTCAATGCAAAGAATCAGATGGGGGCTACTAATCCCAATCATGCTCGTGCTCCTGAGCCTTTAAAACCAACATTTTGGACTGTGTGCAACTCTTGCAAGATGCATTTTGAGTACCTTAGAACTTATCTCAACTACAATCTTGTTTGCCCCAACTGCCATAAGCCCTTTAAGGCTTATGAATCGCCACCACCTATACCTTTTAATGGCAGCGGTTCTTCCCCTTCAAGGAATTCTTACATGCAGCGTCATAATTCTTGTCCACAAACAATGGTCAAGAACCAATTTGCTTCAGGAAATATACCAACTTCTGCTACAAATGCAGGACCGGCAGGATTTTCTGCTTCTGTCTCATCAAAGAGAACCTTTAAACCGGGTGCATTCTCTAAATCAGGTGGTGTTGCTAGTGTGCCACTGTCAGCTTCCTCTGCTGCCCAAGCCACTGGTGTTTTTCAGACAACATCTGAACAATTGAAGAGAGGGTGTGATGATGCAGCAGCAGCTGCCATGAGAGAGGAGGCTTATCAGGGGAAAAATCACACTACTAAGAAAACAGGGGCTGGTTTTGGGTCTTTTAATGTAGGTTCTAGTTCTGTTCAGAAAGGAGACAGGCCTAAGAAAAAGCGGCGCATGGATGAATATAGGATGGATAATAAAGGAAGAGAGATGGCAAATCAAATGGCAGTGGAAAAAGGAGTTCATCTGGAGAGTGCATCTGGATCTCAGAAGGGTAGTTTTGAAACAGGGAGGATGAAGGCTGCAGGAAGCCATAGACCTATTGTTACTAGGGACCTTTCTCAACTGCAAATGCGAAAAATGTTGATGGAGAAGGCTAAGAAAGAGATCTGCAAGAAGCTCAATGAGTGGAGCTCGGCTTCTGTATCAAAGCCTTCGCACAAGTTAAAGACTTCACAAGAGGAGGTTGGAGAGAAGGGTACAGGAGAGAGGAAACCTGCTGTAAATGGGTTAAAAGCTAATAAATGTAGAGAGTTCGTGCAAACCAATACCACAGTTAACACCAAAAAGTCTTCCCCTGCCAATTCTAGTGTTAATTTTGATACAGACAGTGCTGATCCAATGTCAATGAGTGTACCGGATCCAGATTTTCATGACTTTGACAAGGATCGTACAGAAAAATCATTTGGTGATAACCAGGTTTGGGCTgcttatgatgatgatgatggaatGCCCCGTTATTATGCTATGATTCATAGCGTGATATCTAGGAAACCATTTAAAATGCGGATTAGCTGGCTTAATTCCAAAAGCAATGATGAATTGGCTCCTCTGAATTGGATTGGTTCTGGCTTTTACAAGACTAGTGGGGATTTCCGGATTGGCAAGCATGAAATCAATCGCTCTCTTAATTCTTTCTCACATAAGGTCAAGTGGACAAAGGGCATAAGAGGTGCCATTCAAATATATCCTGTAAAGGGAGATGTTTGGGCTCTATATAGGAACTGGTCCCCTGATTGGAATGAGCTTACCCCAGACGAAGTGATACACAAATATGACATGGTGGAAGTGCTTGAAGATTACAATGAGGAGCGAGGTGTGCCTGTTGTTCCATTTGTTAAAGTTGCTGGATTCAGGGGAGTGTTCCGCCATAATTTGGACCCTGGTAAAATCAGGACGATTCCGAGAGCAGAGATGTTTCGGTTCTCACACCAGGTCCCTTCTTACTTGCTTACAGGTCAAGAGGGTCAAAATGCCCCTAAAGATTGCTGGGAGCTTGATCCTGCAGCTACGCCTTTGGAACTTCTTCATGCAGTGACAGATGCTCAGAAGGAAGAAATGCTGGATAATGCTGAAAATGCTAGGGGAGAAGATCCATTAGGGGGCATGGAAAAACCCAAGGAAGAAGAGAGGGTGGAGAATGGCAAAACAAGCAAGGAAAAGGGTCTGGTAGGGgatattgaaagaaaatttgtgGCAGAAATGAAGATTAAGGGAAAGGAGATGATGGAAGGAAAGGTATTAGTATATAACCGGAGACGGTTGAGGGAAGGGAAAATGATGGAAAGTGCCAAGTGA
- the LOC133876564 gene encoding protein transport protein Sec61 subunit gamma, translated as MDAVDSVVDPLREFAKDSVRLVKRCHKPDSKEFTKVAFRTAIGFVVMGFVGFFVKLIFIPINNIIVGSS; from the exons ATGGACGCCGTAGACTCAGTCGTCGATCCCCTCAGAGAGTTTGCCAAGGACAGCGTCCGCCTCGTCAAGCGCTGCCACAAGCCCGATAGCAAAG AATTCACGAAGGTGGCGTTCCGTACGGCGATCGGTTTCGTGGTGATGGGATTCGTCGGCTTCTTCGTGAAGCTGATCTTCATTCCGATCAACAACATCATCGTTGGGTCTTCTTAG
- the LOC133875072 gene encoding xyloglucan endotransglucosylase/hydrolase protein 2-like encodes MGGKLKLPFPPFCILFSSIPLPFSFIFASIEVIILLEFLLASSSEVYLLLGFQLIKIYFLLSSCELWPSALLSVLLAGVVKVCRSTFLKLDLLSFASFCSTSTFQPSSPVSSASAIVTGVSICRLLTGAWLARASEWISLTGACGSCPAATCVPPPPRLSVLVTLDLVVESFAVGFPAVTVLLQHLVVFVKQQPSSGGCCFYWLGLFEPFYHLKPLRAAPGEARLICDSSGVIDDNHCLLFNNDYHVTWGRDHVLLLNPETQETEIQLSLDQISGAGFESKVHYGSGFFHTMIKLPDKNSIGVVTAFYLFSHLPHHDELDYEFLGNNGPPYTLQTNVFANGQGGREQRIQLWFDPTKDFHSYKILWNQHQIVFYVDDIPIRVFKNNTKIGVSYLSQPMQVEGSLWNGEGWASNGRKIDWSQAPFKADFQRFNVDGCVLQTLDTMQCYSSNFWWNSEKYQTLDVNEQREYENVRNKYMNYDYCSDRPRYPQTPPECQSNQY; translated from the exons ATGGGAGGGAAGCTCAAGCTTCCCTTCCCTCCTTTTTGCATCCTTTTTTCTTCTAtccctcttcctttttcttttatttttgcctCTATTGAGGTAATTATCCTGCTAGAGTTTCTTCTAGCTTCCTCTTCGGAGGTCTATCTACTTCTGGGTTTCCAACTCATAAAGATATATTTCCTGCTTTCTTCCTGCGAATTATGGCCATCTGCTCTCCTCTCTGTGCTGTTAGCCGGAGTTGTCAAGGTTTGTAGATCTACTTTTTTGAAGTTAGATCTGCTCTCCTTTGCCAGTTTTTGCTCAACAAGCACGTTCCAGCCGAGCTCCCCGGTGTCTTCCGCCTCCGCCATCGTCACTGGTGTCTCCATCTGCCGCCTGCTCACTGGCGCGTGGCTTGCACGTGCCAGCGAGTGGATCTCTCTCACTGGCGCGTGTGGCTCATGCCCTGCCGCTACCTGTGTTCCTCCTCCACCTCG ACTCTCAGTTCTTGTTACGTTAGATCTAGTTGTTGAGTCTTTTGCTGTTGGGTTTCCTGCTGTAACTGTTCTACTCCAGCATCTGGTAGTCTTTGTGAAACAACAACCATCTTCTGGTGGCTGTTGTTTTTACTGGTTGGGGCTCTTTGAGCCCTTTTACCATTTGAAACCGCTTCGTGCGGCCCCTGGAGAGGCCCGGCTCATTTGTGATTCTTCTGGAGTCATAGATGATAACCATTGTCTACT CTTTAATAACGATTACCATGTCACTTGGGGACGTGATCACGTCTTACTACTAAACCCAGAAACTCAAGAAACTGAAATTCAGCTTTCTCTAGACCAAATTTCAG GGGCTGGATTTGAGTCCAAGGTGCATTATGGATCGGGCTTCTTTCATACGATGATAAAATTACCGGATAAGAACTCCATTGGAGTTGTTACAGCTTTCTAT CTGTTTTCACATTTACCACATCATGATGAGCTCGACTATGAGTTCTTGGGTAATAATGGACCACCTTATACATTACAGACCAATGTGTTTGCCAATGGCCAAGGAGGTCGTGAACAACGGATTCAACTTTGGTTTGATCCCACAAAAGACTTCCATTCTTACAAAATTCTTTGGAATCAACATCAAATAGT GTTTTATGTGGATGACATCCCTATCAGAGTGTTTAAGAACAACACAAAAATTGGAGTAAGTTACCTATCACAGCCAATGCAGGTAGAAGGAAGCCTATGGAATGGAGAGGGTTGGGCATCTAATGGGAGGAAAATTGATTGGAGTCAAGCGCCCTTTAAAGCCGACTTTCAGAGATTCAACGTTGATGGCTGCGTTCTACAAACACTCGACACTATGCAATGTTATTCTTCAAACTTCTGGTGGAACAGTGAGAAATATCAGACTCTAGACGTTAATGAGCAAAGAGAATATGAAAATGTAAGGAACAAGTACATGAATTATGATTATTGTTCTGATAGGCCAAGGTACCCTCAAACACCACCGGAATGCCAAAGTAACCAATATTAG